The following coding sequences are from one Pirellulales bacterium window:
- a CDS encoding tetratricopeptide repeat protein, with protein MAATTKLAICSGLALVIALVFGRVIWEQYGFVDYDDGLYVVYNPMVLSGLTWQGVRWAFNPTTQVAANYHPVTLLSHMLDCQMYGLARPWGHHLSSLLWHAAAACMLFLALLRMTSRVWPCALVAALFAWHPLHVESVAWVSERKDVMSAFFWFLAMWCYVGYVRGSRLQYWGVAISMALGLLSKPMVVTLPFVLLLLDFWPLGRISPYDWRSPDWRRAAGALIWEKLPLFAMVACSIGLTLYAQSTGGAVVAIDAMPLVVRIVNALHSYNMYLAKTFWPTGLAAQQSMGARTLTIETAVLGCLGFAIVTYLAISWGRARPYLPVGWFWYVGTLVPVIGLVQVGEQSMADRYTYIPLVGIFIAIAFWLVDAVRDSARQRLGAAVATCAILAILAGMAARQVGYWSDTITLFGHSVAVNPKNGMAQFGLAVGYWKQGDRERAWEALQEGSAVETDFGMAWLLIGALAMERGDLPAASKAFGQSTTLRYHEPESLAFLGWTRARQGKRAESQRAIAQALELGPSNFVVLVVSGIVALEAGSSNEAMAYFRQAQELNPGNAPLLMMMARLSATGPDPNYRFPSQAVQIAEFVCQKAPPGSVRPYWLDTLAAAYAAVGRYDEAVQTAERALTLAEKKNRVELAKVIGEHLASFRRQEALSEPPASIRADDIFDRELLLFAEAPGLD; from the coding sequence GTGGCGGCGACCACCAAGTTGGCGATATGCAGCGGACTGGCGCTGGTCATCGCGCTGGTGTTTGGTCGTGTGATTTGGGAGCAATATGGATTTGTCGATTACGACGATGGGTTGTACGTGGTGTACAACCCCATGGTGCTGTCAGGGTTGACTTGGCAGGGAGTGCGATGGGCCTTTAATCCAACAACACAAGTTGCCGCCAACTATCATCCGGTCACGCTCTTGTCGCACATGCTCGATTGCCAGATGTATGGGTTAGCGCGTCCGTGGGGGCATCATCTCAGTAGCCTGCTGTGGCATGCCGCCGCCGCCTGCATGTTGTTCTTGGCACTGTTGAGGATGACCAGTCGGGTGTGGCCATGCGCGCTAGTCGCCGCGCTGTTTGCCTGGCATCCCTTGCACGTCGAGAGCGTGGCCTGGGTGTCGGAACGCAAGGACGTGATGAGCGCCTTTTTTTGGTTCCTCGCCATGTGGTGTTACGTGGGCTATGTGCGCGGGTCGCGCCTGCAATATTGGGGTGTCGCCATCAGCATGGCGCTGGGGCTATTGTCGAAGCCGATGGTGGTGACGCTCCCGTTTGTGTTGCTGTTGCTCGATTTTTGGCCACTCGGGCGTATCTCGCCATACGACTGGCGTTCGCCCGACTGGCGGCGTGCGGCCGGGGCGCTGATTTGGGAAAAGCTGCCGCTGTTCGCCATGGTGGCGTGCAGTATCGGCCTGACGCTGTACGCGCAATCGACCGGGGGAGCGGTGGTAGCGATCGACGCGATGCCCCTGGTGGTCCGAATCGTCAATGCGCTGCATTCCTACAACATGTATTTGGCCAAGACATTTTGGCCCACCGGCCTCGCCGCTCAACAATCGATGGGCGCGCGGACACTCACCATCGAAACCGCGGTGCTTGGCTGCTTGGGCTTTGCAATCGTCACTTACTTGGCCATTTCCTGGGGCCGTGCTCGCCCCTACTTGCCTGTTGGCTGGTTTTGGTATGTCGGCACGCTGGTGCCGGTGATCGGCCTGGTGCAGGTGGGAGAGCAGTCAATGGCCGACCGCTATACCTACATTCCACTGGTCGGCATCTTCATCGCCATCGCCTTTTGGCTGGTTGACGCGGTGCGCGACTCCGCGAGGCAGCGCCTTGGGGCGGCGGTCGCCACCTGCGCGATTTTGGCGATCTTGGCGGGTATGGCCGCGCGACAGGTCGGCTATTGGAGTGACACCATCACCTTATTCGGTCACTCTGTGGCGGTGAATCCAAAGAACGGCATGGCGCAATTTGGCTTGGCCGTGGGGTATTGGAAGCAAGGGGATCGAGAACGGGCATGGGAAGCGTTGCAAGAGGGGTCCGCCGTCGAAACCGATTTCGGCATGGCGTGGCTCTTGATCGGCGCGCTGGCGATGGAACGCGGCGACCTGCCAGCAGCGAGCAAAGCCTTTGGGCAGTCAACGACGCTGCGCTACCATGAACCGGAGTCGCTAGCCTTTTTGGGTTGGACGCGCGCCCGGCAAGGAAAACGCGCGGAATCGCAGCGCGCGATCGCCCAAGCTTTGGAACTGGGGCCCAGCAATTTTGTGGTGCTGGTCGTGAGCGGCATCGTCGCCCTCGAAGCTGGTAGCTCGAATGAGGCGATGGCCTATTTTCGTCAGGCGCAGGAACTTAATCCGGGCAACGCGCCGCTGCTGATGATGATGGCGCGCTTGTCGGCGACCGGTCCCGATCCGAACTACCGCTTTCCCTCGCAAGCGGTGCAAATCGCGGAATTTGTCTGCCAAAAGGCGCCGCCGGGTAGCGTGCGTCCCTATTGGCTCGACACGCTCGCCGCCGCGTACGCGGCGGTGGGCCGTTACGACGAAGCCGTGCAAACCGCCGAGCGGGCGTTGACGCTGGCCGAAAAAAAGAACCGTGTCGAATTGGCCAAAGTCATCGGCGAACATTTGGCGTCGTTCCGACGGCAGGAAGCGTTGTCCGAGCCCCCCGCCTCCATTCGTGCGGACGACATTTTTGATCGCGAACTGCTCTTGTTCGCCGAGGCGCCAGGATTGGACTGA
- a CDS encoding PEP-CTERM sorting domain-containing protein has translation MKKALVSAVAAVALLSANSAFAASFPVNLVMDTATSFINVSLGALGNLGPITFASGNINSTVDQTGSAPPALSVTSLGGAVAANDGTWPGVFITASLTGVSGVINPGGPFATNGVNPGTIDLAGLTLSLNSGSLITSGLVSTTVNLSSSPINVTVPTGFPANINETPILGGYNVAIGIPVTIITNLSGINVTVTAALNFNGTKIVPEPGSVALLAIGLVGLGLPAVRRFRRK, from the coding sequence ATGAAGAAGGCTCTTGTCAGTGCGGTAGCGGCCGTAGCGCTGCTCTCCGCAAACTCCGCGTTCGCGGCCTCGTTTCCCGTGAATCTTGTCATGGATACCGCGACCAGCTTTATCAATGTCTCCCTTGGCGCCCTGGGGAACCTTGGTCCCATCACCTTCGCGTCGGGCAACATCAACTCGACGGTCGATCAAACTGGCAGCGCCCCCCCGGCCCTTAGTGTCACCTCGCTCGGTGGCGCCGTGGCTGCCAATGATGGCACTTGGCCCGGTGTGTTTATTACCGCGAGCCTGACCGGCGTCAGCGGCGTTATCAATCCTGGTGGTCCGTTCGCCACCAATGGCGTCAACCCCGGGACGATTGATCTCGCCGGTTTGACCCTCAGCCTGAACAGTGGTTCGCTGATCACCAGCGGCTTGGTCAGCACCACCGTGAATTTGTCTTCAAGCCCGATCAACGTGACTGTTCCGACCGGTTTCCCGGCGAACATCAACGAGACCCCGATTCTGGGTGGCTATAACGTCGCCATCGGTATTCCGGTCACGATCATCACGAATTTGAGCGGCATCAACGTGACGGTCACCGCTGCCTTGAATTTCAACGGCACGAAGATCGTTCCTGAGCCGGGCAGCGTTGCCTTGCTCGCCATCGGCCTCGTCGGTCTCGGCCTGCCGGCCGTCCGTCGGTTCCGTCGCAAGTAG
- a CDS encoding (2Fe-2S)-binding protein, translating into MTQPTRSNPSRGGFHRRDFLRGSGAAAAATALATGQGLAADETGAAVVGPGMSKITLNVNGADHAVLVEPRMTLLEVLRYQLNLTGAKPISGDGTSGGSTVFVAGKPVSASTTLALTCVGKPIQTVESLGGAKLDPVPAAFVHNDGMQCGFCTPGFVMAVRAFLNKHPQATEDEIRAGLNGNICRCGTYANVIMAAIEVVKGGARG; encoded by the coding sequence ATGACGCAACCCACCAGGTCGAATCCATCGCGTGGCGGATTTCACCGCCGCGATTTTTTACGCGGTTCTGGGGCCGCTGCCGCCGCCACGGCGCTGGCCACGGGCCAAGGACTAGCGGCGGATGAAACGGGTGCCGCCGTCGTTGGCCCGGGCATGTCAAAGATCACGCTCAACGTCAACGGCGCTGATCATGCGGTCTTGGTCGAACCGCGGATGACGCTGCTCGAAGTCCTTCGATATCAACTCAATCTCACCGGCGCCAAGCCCATTTCCGGAGATGGCACGAGCGGCGGCAGCACGGTATTTGTGGCTGGCAAGCCAGTCTCGGCCTCGACCACCTTGGCGCTGACGTGCGTCGGCAAGCCAATCCAAACTGTCGAGAGCCTGGGGGGCGCCAAGCTCGATCCTGTGCCGGCCGCATTCGTTCACAACGACGGCATGCAATGCGGTTTTTGCACGCCCGGCTTTGTGATGGCGGTGCGAGCGTTTTTGAACAAGCATCCGCAGGCGACCGAAGACGAGATTCGCGCTGGGCTGAACGGCAACATTTGCCGCTGCGGCACGTATGCGAATGTGATCATGGCCGCCATCGAAGTAGTGAAGGGAGGCGCGCGTGGCTGA